One Elusimicrobiota bacterium genomic window, GTTCGACCGTTTCAAGGCTTCATCGGCGGCTAAGGCCGGGCCCACGCCCATGTGCGCCGGGTCATTGCCGTAAAAGCTCCAGGAGCGGATCATGGCCGCCACGGGAAGCTTGAGCGCCTTGGCTTTGGAGAGCTTGGTGACCAAGACCGCGCCCGCGCCGTCGGAGCGCGGGCAGGAGTTAAACAGCGTCACAGTCGCCCGCCCTGATCCGTTGGGGCTGGGCTTGTCCACGATGTATTGGCCGAAGTCTTTCCAGAAATTTTGGAAGGTATAGGCCGGGCTGTCGAAGAGAACCGGAGCCTTGGCGATCATCGCCGGTTTCGCCACCAGCGAGGCCCGCAGATAAGGATATTCGTCTTTTTCCAAAAGCGTTTGGCCGTTGGCTTGATACGGCTGGGTATGGGTTTTGTAGAAACCGCGTTCCTGGGCGTCTAAGCAGCGGCGGAAGGTCTCATGCGCATATTTATCCTGCTCATCGCGGGACACGTCGTACATCTGCGCGCAGATTTCCGCGGTGCCCGCCATATTGACGAGCCTGACGGGATCGGTGAGCCCCTGCTCCGTCGAGTCCGCGATTTTCACGCCGTCGGCCTGCCATAAATTAGCCCAGTTTTCTTTGACCGTCTGGAACGAACGCAGCGCTTTATTGGAGCGGGAGCCGGTAATCGTGTAAGGAAAAGTGGACATGGATTCAACGCCTCCGGCCACAACCACTTCGGCTTCGCCGGTGGCGATGACTCTGGCGGCGGAAGAGAGCGCCTCGATGGAGGAAACGCAATTGCATTGAACGGTAAAGCCCGGAATCTCCGTGCGCAGTCCGGCTTTCAGCGTGACCACGCGCGCGATATTGGGGGCGGAAACATCTTGGCCGACCCAGCCGATCACGACGCTGTCGACGATTTTAGGGTCGATCTTTAATTTGGCGACCAGATTTTTGATCGTTGCGCTGAGCATATCCGCGGGCGCGACCTCGGATAGGGATTTAGAGACCTGGCCGATCGGCGTGCGCACGCCGTCAATCACGACAATCGGGTCGTCCTTGGGAAGATTCATAAAGCCTCCATTTTAAGTTTAGTCTTGTTTGGCCGTTATCGACAGTATAGCCATCTTGGCCGCCTTGGGGAAAGCAAACAAGAGCCAGGTCTGCTAATCTTTTATCAATGATGCCGGAGGACTCGCAGGGCGGCCCTGGTTCGCCGAGGGAGAGGCTGCTTGAAAAATTAAAAGACGCGCTGTCCGGGCTCAGTTTTATTTTGGTTTTGTTGTTGATCATCGCGTCCGTGCATGAATTTTTATTTTTCATACCGGATTCTTGGCGATGGCTCAAATATTCCCCGGGCTCGGGCGGCCTGGGCGACCTTCGCGAATATCAGACATTGCGCGGGCTTATGGCTGTTTTGATCGGCGGGCCTGGGGCGTTTTATTTATTTTTTCTTTTCGGCCGGCGTAAAACGAAGAAAAAGGCGTTAGTTTTTCTTTGCGCGCTTTTAGCGGCTGCGTTGGGCATCCACACGGTGCGGCGCCGGCATGCGGGAGATTCCGGTCCGCGGCCGGCTTTGGCCGGCGCTCAACACCTGCCCTTAACCGCCAAGAATTTTGCCGTAGCGGGGGAGGTTCGTTGGCAGGAGGATTATGTTTATCTTGAGCAGCCGCGCGTCATCCCTGAAAGCCGGCGATATGCCGAACAGGGTTTGATCTGGGAGGGAGCGATCGAGGGAGATGTTGACGTCGAAGCGATTCTTGATCTTGACCGGTCCAAACTCAGCAACTGGCAGGATATTTCACCGGACCGGACCACGTTTGCTTTGACCGTCGATGCCGGGGATTTGCGCCAGCCCGGCGGTCCCCGCGGCGCCCAAATCGGCTATAGCCCCAGCCCCCAAGGCTGGTGGCCCTCGGCCATCGGCAGTTCGGTTTCGGACAAACAAATCCCGGTGACGAGCAAAAACAGATTCCTTGTGATGAGCATCATCCGGCAGGGAGACCGGTTGATTCTGCGCGCGGGATTCGACGGCGGACGGCTCGAAGAATTAGGAGATTTTGATTTAAGCCGTTATGACGACACGAGCGGCCGGCCCGTCACCCGGATCAGCGCCATGATCTTGTTGAATGAGCGGCAAGTCGACGGCCAGGATGTGTACGCTCTTAAAAGCCTCCGGGTTTCTTGCCTTGCGGATCAATCGTGCGGGATTAACGGACCCTAAATGACTCAGGCGTTTTGCCTATTGAGCGGATGGTTCATTCAAGCTAAAGTAGAGGAGTGGCGAGGGGGGACAATCAATTCGACCGTCTGCTTGAGAACGTCGGCCGTTTGAAGGCCGAGATCGCCAAGGTCATCGTCGGGCAGGATGCGGTCATCGAAGAATTGCTGATCGCTTTGTTTTGCCGCGGCCATGCCTTGATCG contains:
- a CDS encoding thiolase family protein, coding for MNLPKDDPIVVIDGVRTPIGQVSKSLSEVAPADMLSATIKNLVAKLKIDPKIVDSVVIGWVGQDVSAPNIARVVTLKAGLRTEIPGFTVQCNCVSSIEALSSAARVIATGEAEVVVAGGVESMSTFPYTITGSRSNKALRSFQTVKENWANLWQADGVKIADSTEQGLTDPVRLVNMAGTAEICAQMYDVSRDEQDKYAHETFRRCLDAQERGFYKTHTQPYQANGQTLLEKDEYPYLRASLVAKPAMIAKAPVLFDSPAYTFQNFWKDFGQYIVDKPSPNGSGRATVTLFNSCPRSDGAGAVLVTKLSKAKALKLPVAAMIRSWSFYGNDPAHMGVGPALAADEALKRSNLSFDKLDQIELHEPFAATVLSIFKLGQKKYGHDWSAKWQEKKLNPNGGTIALGHPLGATGIRLFLNLAYAFKENSGSKYGLIAGCSGGGVGGAMIFEKA